In Eucalyptus grandis isolate ANBG69807.140 chromosome 4, ASM1654582v1, whole genome shotgun sequence, the following proteins share a genomic window:
- the LOC104440644 gene encoding berberine bridge enzyme-like 21, whose amino-acid sequence MKPLSSLSALLALLFILVSLHLSPSWAASNSVYDTFLQCLTHRSQPSDQISDIVYSQANSSFASVLVSYIRNLRFNSSSTPKPLVIVTPTRESHVQAAVLCSKDLGVHLKIRSGGHDYEGISYVSDDAFFILDMFNLRSIDVDIQKETAWVQAGATLGELYYRIWEKSKVHGFPAGVCRTVGVGGHLSGGGYGNMLRKYGLSVDNVLDARMVDVQGRILDRKAMGEDLFWAILGGGGASFGVILAYQVKLVPVPEKVTVFRVEKTLDQNATDLVYKWQFVAPSTDHGLFMRLLLQPVTSKTQKGQKTLRASVVTLFLGNSDQLLAITDKELPEMGLKKEKCTELSWIESVLWWDGFDEGTIPALETMLRRDYPINFLKRKSDYVQTPISKANLDQLWKKMIELGKVGLVFNPYGGRMSEIPASATPFPHRAGNLFKIQYSINWSEDDPELEKNYLAQIRSLYNYTTPFVSKNPRSAYLNYRDLDIGTSTNGKNSYEEGQVYGVKFFNDNFDRLVKVKTAVDPNNFFRNEQSIPPLPK is encoded by the coding sequence ATGAAGCCATTATCCTCTCTTTCTGCTCTCCTTGCTCTCCTCTTCATCCTCgtttctctccatctctctccttcATGGGCGGCCTCAAACTCTGTGTACGACACCTTCCTCCAATGCCTGACCCACCGCAGTCAACCGTCCGATCAGATCTCCGACATCGTCTACTCGCAGGCCAACTCCTCTTTCGCCAGCGTCCTCGTGTCCTACATCCGTAACCTCCGCTTCAATTCGTCCTCGACGCCAAAGCCGCTCGTCATCGTAACGCCCACGCGGGAGTCCCACGTGCAGGCCGCCGTCCTGTGCTCCAAGGACCTCGGCGTGCACCTGAAGATCCGCAGTGGCGGACACGATTACGAGGGCATATCGTACGTCTCCGACGATGCGTTCTTCATACTCGACATGTTCAACCTCCGGTCAATCGACGTGGACATCCAGAAAGAGACCGCGTGGGTCCAGGCTGGCGCGACTCTGGGAGAGTTGTACTACCGGATTTGGGAGAAGAGCAAGGTCCACGGCTTCCCTGCAGGTGTTTGTCGCACGGTTGGCGTCGGAGGCCACTTGAGCGGCGGCGGGTATGGCAACATGCTGCGGAAGTATGGCCTGTCGGTCGACAACGTCCTTGACGCGAGGATGGTAGACGTCCAAGGGCGGATTCTCGATAGAAAAGCCATGGGAGAGGATTTGTTCTGGGCGATCCTCGGAGGAGGGGGGGCGAGCTTCGGAGTCATTCTGGCTTATCAGGTGAAGCTAGTTCCAGTCCCGGAGAAGGTCACAGTCTTTCGGGTGGAAAAGACGCTCGATCAGAACGCAACAGATCTCGTGTACAAATGGCAATTCGTGGCTCCGAGCACTGACCACGGCCTATTCATGAGGCTTTTATTGCAGCCCGTCACTTCCAAGACCCAAAAGGGACAGAAAACGTTGAGGGCGTCCGTGGTTACATTGTTCCTAGGAAATTCAGATCAGCTCCTGGCAATTACTGACAAGGAGTTACCCGAAATGGGGTTAAAGAAGGAGAAGTGCACGGAGTTGAGTTGGATCGAGTCAGTTCTCTGGTGGGACGGCTTCGACGAAGGCACCATCCCGGCCCTGGAGACAATGCTGAGGCGAGACTATCCCATCAACTTCCTCAAGAGGAAATCAGACTACGTCCAAACTCCGATCTCAAAGGCTAATCTCGATCAGCTCTGGAAGAAGATGATCGAACTGGGGAAAGTGGGTCTCGTGTTCAATCCGTACGGGGGACGGATGAGCGAGATCCCGGCGTCCGCAACCCCGTTCCCACACCGGGCTGGGAATCTGTTCAAGATTCAGTACTCCATCAATTGGAGCGAGGATGACCCGGAACTGGAGAAGAATTACTTGGCGCAAATCAGGAGTCTGTACAATTACACTACTCCATTTGTGTCGAAGAACCCAAGGAGTGCGTACTTGAACTACAGAGACCTGGACATTGGGACAAGCACCAATGGCAAGAACAGCTACGAAGAAGGGCAAGTCTATGgggtcaagttcttcaatgacAATTTTGACAGGTTGGTCAAAGTGAAAACTGCGGTTGATCCCAACAACTTCTTCAGGAACGAGCAGAGCATCCCTCCTCTGCCAAAATGA